GACATTATGAGCGCCCAAGCCACCTACTACGAGCGGGAGGGGCAGCTCAAGCAGCGCATCCGCTCCTCCGTCGTCTATCCGGTTGTTTTGGTGGTCATGATGGCGGCGATTGTCCTGCTGCTCATCGTGCAGGTACTGCCGATGTTCGACGACCTGCTGCGTTCGCTGGGCGGTGAGATGCCGACGGTCGTGCGCGGACTCATGGCCTTCGGACAGTTCGTCGGCCGGTGGTGGTGGCTTATTTTGGCCGCGGTGGCGGCGCTGACCGCCTGCCACCGGATCCTGCGCGCGACCGCGGGCGGGCGGGCGGCCTTCGACCGCTTCAAGGCGCGCTTCTTCCTGACCCGCGCCGTCTACCAGAAGATCGCCGCCGAGCGGTTCTCCTCGGCCATGGCCTTCCTGTTGGGCAGTCATGTGGACTTTGAGATCGCGCTCAAGCTGACCGCGGATATTTTGGACAACCGCTATATGGCCGATAAGATCGAAGACTGCGGCGCCCGTATCGGCGCCGGCGAATCGGCCGCCGACGCGCTGTACGGCGCCGGCATCTTCCCGCGCCTGTTCACACGGATGTTGGCCGTCGGGTTCAAAACGGGTAACCTGGACGGCATGATGCACCAGCTGTCGGAGATCTACGAGCAGGAGGTGGATACCTCGCTGGGGCGCATCGTCGGATCCATCGAACCGGCCTTTGTGGCTCTCCTCTCCGTCTTGGTGGGCGTTATCCTGATCTCCGTCATGCTGCCACTCATTCAGATCATGTCGTCCATCGGCTAAACCGCCCGAGAAAGGAGCACACCCATGAAGCTGAAGCGCTTTCACGCACAGGAATACGCCGTTTGGATCGGCCTCGGCGTGGTGGCCGCGCTGGTGGCGGTGCTGATCTTTTCGCTCGGTGCGGTCTCCGGCCGGGGCAGCGCCGACCAAAAGGCGTTTTTGCAGCAGGCCGTCGAGCACGCCGCCGTGCAATGCTATGCCCTGGAGGGAGCGTATCCGCCGGATGTGAACTATCTCGTCGATCACTACGGCGTCCAGTACGACAAAAACCGGTTTTTCATCCACTATCGGGTGGAGGGCTCCAATCTGCGGCCCGACATCGAAGTGTTTGATACATTCTCATAAGCGATGCAAAACATAGATTGTGCCCATGACGACTGGGCGGCACTCTCGTGCCTGCTGTCGCGGAGATATCGACGGCTCTCGCGGCGACACCGGCGGCGCCGGTGGAGAGAGAGACTCATAAGTGAAGTTGAAAATCTGAAAATCATGCAAGGGGGGGCCACCATGCGCGGCCGGTGGGGCGCCAATTTTCTGGAATTGTTTTTTGTGGCGGCATTGTTGATGCTTTTTGGGATCACGACCTACACACTCGTGTCGGTGGGCGGGAGCACGTACCGGCGCGTCATGGAAAAGCGGGATGACAGCGCCAATTTGCGGGTGGCGCTGTCGTACATGGCCACACAGATTCGGCAACACGACAAGACGGGCGGCGTTCAAATTCGTCCCCTGCCGGACGGGGGGGATTGTCTCGTGCTCACAGACCACTACGACGGCGAGCCGTACGAACTGCGCATCTATCTCTATGACGGCACGCTGCGGGAGAGTTTGTCTCCGGCCGCCGAACCGCTGGAACCGGATTACGGCGCCGAGATCGCGGTCGTCGACGGCCTCAAGCTGACCTATGCCGGCCCCGCGGAGGCGCCGGAACAGGTCGTGCGTCTCGATGTGTGGGCCGGGCAGAACGGCAGCCGGCGCGAGAGCGCCGTCACCCTCCGCCTGCACGCGGATCCGCCGCGGCCCGGCGAGGCGCTGCCCGCGCCGCCGGCCGCGACAGAGGTCGAGATCATCCCCTGACGCGCCCGATTTCGTGCGGGTGTTTGCGGAGAAAGGAACGGTCGGTCCGATGCGGAAATATGAGAGATCCCAGCGCGGGTTTGCGCTGGTTGAGATTATCATCGCCATCGGCGTGCTGGCGGTGGTGAGCATGTTCATCTTAGAGATGTTCGTGCGCGCCGCCAACATGAGCCAGCGCGCGCGGGACAAAGACAACGCCTGCTTCGAGGCGCAGACGGTGCTGGCGCTCTACCGCGCGCTGCCCGTCCAGGGGCGCGCGGCGCTCTCGGTGTCGGGGCGCGACGCGACACGGTCGGCCCCCGGCGTGTGGACGTTTTACTACGACGACGCGTGGCGGCCCGTGGCGGCGCCGCCGGACGCGGGTTTCACGCTGACGCTTACCGCGGCGCCCGGCACGAACGCGGAAACGCTCACCGCCGGGGCCTGGGAGACGCTCTCGGTCACGGTGGTCAAAAACGAACCCTATTTGCTGGAAAAACAGCCGCGCGGTCCCATCCTCACGCTGACCACGGGACTGTACCGGCCACGGGGGGAGACGGCGCGATGAAACGACAGGCTTCAATGCAGGGCAGTCCCTCTATTCTCATCATCCTCATCATGCTTTCGCTGTCGGCGTTCGGTGTGCTGGCCATGATGTCGGCCTACTCCGATTACAAGCTGGCGGAGAAGAACACCGAGTGGGTCAGACGCTGTTTTGTGCTGGAGACACAGGCGCAGGAATCCGTCGGGCGGCTGGACGCGGCGCTGGCCGACGTGTCCGCCGCCGATTTCGCCCGCGAGGCCGAGGCGCAGGGCTGGGAGGTCGTCTCGGAGTCGCCGCTGCTCGTGAGCCGCGATGTGAACGACGCCGATGCGCATCTGCGCATCGAGCTGGCGCTGAACACAGGGTCCGAGCCGCGCTACCGGATCCGGACCTGGCGGCAGTGGCAGGACGATTTTGTCTACGACGACGGGATGAATATCTGGGACGGGACGTGACCGAAGGTGCGGCCGGGCCGCGCCTGACGATGGGGAGGAAGACAGACATATGACGATCACTTCGCCGGGGACGTCGGTGCACGAATTGCTGGTACGGGCGGTGCACGAAAAGGCGTCCGACATCTTTATCACGGCCGGGTCCCCGATTTTACTCAAAAAGGACGGGAAGATCGAAGCGGCCGACGACTTTCGTATGATGCCCAAGGACACGGCGCTGATCATCGAAGAGATCTTCCGCCTGTCCGGCAGTCAGTCCTACGATCACTACCTGAAGGAGGGGGACTGCGACTTCTCGTTCTCGCTGCCCGGGGTGGGGCGGTTTCGCATCAACACCTTCCGGCAGCGCAACTCTATGGCCGCCGTCATCCGGGTCGTGCAGCTCAGCCTCTCGGATACAAACCAGTTGGGCATCCCGCAGCCGGTGCTGGAGCTCTACCGGAAGACCAAGGGGTTGATCCTCGTGACCGGCCCGGCCGGTTCCGGCAAATCGACGACGCTGGCGACGCTGATCAACCTGATCAACAACCGACGCAACTGCCACATCCTGACGTTGGAGGATCCCATCGAGTATCTGCACAATCACAAGATGAGCATCGTGAACCAGCGTGAGATCGAAAACGACACGCTGAGCTATGGCAAGGCGCTGCGCGCCGCGCTGCGGCAGTCGCCCGACGTGATTTTGGTGGGGGAGATGCGCGACCTTGAGACGATGTCCATCGCCCTCACGGCGGCCGAGACGGGGCATCTTGTGCTCTCCACGCTGCACACGGTGGGCGCCGCGAAGACGATCGACCGCGTCATCGACGTTTTCCCGCCGGGCCAGCAGCAACAGGTGCGTATCCAGCTCTCCACAGTGCTCCAGGCAATCATTTCGCAGCAGCTCCTGTCGACCCCCGGCCGCAACGGCCGGACGGCGGTGTTTGAGGTGATGATCGTGAACCCCGCCATCCGGAGTCTCATCCGCGAGTCGAAGACGCACCAGATCGACACGCTGATCCACGCCGGCGCCGCCGAGGGGATGCAGAGCATGGACTACAGCCTGGCGGAGGCCGTCAAGGCGGGCACCATCTCCCGCGAGGACGCCTTTACCTTCTGTGTGAACCCCGACGTCCTTTCCAAATATGTCTGAGGCGCGCGGAAACCGGGACAACCGATGCGCTGAACGTCGGCGTGGTCCTTGCGGCCGATACGCCGCTAAGGGTCTGTCGAAAAATAACCTGTACACTTTATTTTCCGACAGACCCTAATGGGTACTTCTATTTCACTTACAATACGCAAGATACGGGCTATAATCCCTGAACCGAAAAATGTGCGGAAAACTTTGCCGCCAACACGAAGCCGCACCCCCATCCGGAGGTGCGGCTTCGCACTGATGTACCCGTACTTTCAGTGGCTATGGTGTTTCGCCTAAAAGTGTGCTACACTTGCGATACACCGCCCCGGCAGGGCAGGTCACCTGAAGCAGAAAGGAGGCGTGTATCATGTCGTTTGCCGAAACGCTGGCGGGTTTGCTGGCGAAGAGCCACCACACGGTGTTCTTCGGCGGCGCCGGGGTTTCCACCGAGAGCGGCATCCCCGATTTTCGTTCGGAGGCCGGCCTGTACGCGGCGCAGCAGGTCTATGGGTACGCGCCGGAGACCCTGCTCAGCCACACGTTTTTTCTGCGCGCGCCGGAGATCTTCTTCCGGTATTATAAGGAGAATCTGATCCACCGGGCCGCCGCGCCGAACGCGGCGCACCGGGCGCTCGCGGCGCTTGAGGAGAAGGGGCTTTTGCAGGCCGTCGCCACGCAGAACATCGACGGGCTCCACCAGGCGGCGGGCAGCCGGCAGGTGCTGGAGTTGCACGGCTCCAACGGGCGGCCATACTGTGTGGACTGCGG
The Oscillospiraceae bacterium genome window above contains:
- a CDS encoding PilT/PilU family type 4a pilus ATPase; the encoded protein is MTITSPGTSVHELLVRAVHEKASDIFITAGSPILLKKDGKIEAADDFRMMPKDTALIIEEIFRLSGSQSYDHYLKEGDCDFSFSLPGVGRFRINTFRQRNSMAAVIRVVQLSLSDTNQLGIPQPVLELYRKTKGLILVTGPAGSGKSTTLATLINLINNRRNCHILTLEDPIEYLHNHKMSIVNQREIENDTLSYGKALRAALRQSPDVILVGEMRDLETMSIALTAAETGHLVLSTLHTVGAAKTIDRVIDVFPPGQQQQVRIQLSTVLQAIISQQLLSTPGRNGRTAVFEVMIVNPAIRSLIRESKTHQIDTLIHAGAAEGMQSMDYSLAEAVKAGTISREDAFTFCVNPDVLSKYV
- a CDS encoding NAD-dependent protein deacylase, translated to MSFAETLAGLLAKSHHTVFFGGAGVSTESGIPDFRSEAGLYAAQQVYGYAPETLLSHTFFLRAPEIFFRYYKENLIHRAAAPNAAHRALAALEEKGLLQAVATQNIDGLHQAAGSRQVLELHGSNGRPYCVDCGARCTLDEFLDPARCASDGVIPRCALCGGLLRPDVVLYEENLDDGVMRAAAETIARADLLIVGGTSLAVYPAAGLLRYFGGETLTLINKTPTPYDDRAQLVSHGALGAVLSETLTLLP
- a CDS encoding prepilin-type N-terminal cleavage/methylation domain-containing protein, which encodes MRKYERSQRGFALVEIIIAIGVLAVVSMFILEMFVRAANMSQRARDKDNACFEAQTVLALYRALPVQGRAALSVSGRDATRSAPGVWTFYYDDAWRPVAAPPDAGFTLTLTAAPGTNAETLTAGAWETLSVTVVKNEPYLLEKQPRGPILTLTTGLYRPRGETAR
- a CDS encoding type II secretion system F family protein; this translates as MSEGSQAEKKQAKRLKNSELVLFCTQVSLFLRAGLSLVEGLSLLREDIGNPVFQDVLRQVSEGIEARRPLSQALEATGAFPPYLLRMAAIGEASGNLDDIMSAQATYYEREGQLKQRIRSSVVYPVVLVVMMAAIVLLLIVQVLPMFDDLLRSLGGEMPTVVRGLMAFGQFVGRWWWLILAAVAALTACHRILRATAGGRAAFDRFKARFFLTRAVYQKIAAERFSSAMAFLLGSHVDFEIALKLTADILDNRYMADKIEDCGARIGAGESAADALYGAGIFPRLFTRMLAVGFKTGNLDGMMHQLSEIYEQEVDTSLGRIVGSIEPAFVALLSVLVGVILISVMLPLIQIMSSIG
- a CDS encoding DUF4860 domain-containing protein, with the protein product MRGRWGANFLELFFVAALLMLFGITTYTLVSVGGSTYRRVMEKRDDSANLRVALSYMATQIRQHDKTGGVQIRPLPDGGDCLVLTDHYDGEPYELRIYLYDGTLRESLSPAAEPLEPDYGAEIAVVDGLKLTYAGPAEAPEQVVRLDVWAGQNGSRRESAVTLRLHADPPRPGEALPAPPAATEVEIIP